In a single window of the Halobaculum lipolyticum genome:
- a CDS encoding branched-chain amino acid transaminase, whose protein sequence is MAGFAEMDVDTIWHNGEYVDWEDATTHVLTHGLHYGTGVFEGVRAYDTEEGTAVFRWEEHLDRFYESTKPYDMEIPYSREEITEATMEVIRRNDLESAYVRPIAYYGYNSLGVSPGDCPTDVAIAAWPWGAYLGEDALENGIKAMVSSWRKHSSSQIPTNAKTTGLYVNSLLAGEEARRNGYKEAIVLNKEGNVAEGPGENIFLVRDGELFTPGLSESILDGITRNTVIELARERGYTVHDNVSISRGELNTADELFFTGSAAEVTPIRQVDNVEIGNGSRGPITEELQTAFFDLVERRTDDHEEWFRYV, encoded by the coding sequence ATGGCTGGCTTCGCGGAGATGGACGTCGACACCATCTGGCACAACGGCGAGTACGTCGACTGGGAGGACGCGACGACCCACGTCCTCACACACGGACTGCACTACGGCACGGGCGTCTTCGAGGGCGTCCGCGCGTACGACACCGAGGAGGGGACGGCGGTGTTCCGCTGGGAGGAGCACCTCGACCGCTTCTACGAGTCGACGAAGCCGTACGACATGGAGATCCCCTACAGCCGCGAGGAGATCACCGAGGCGACGATGGAGGTCATCCGCCGCAACGACTTGGAGTCGGCGTACGTCCGCCCCATCGCCTACTACGGCTACAACAGCCTCGGCGTCTCGCCGGGCGACTGCCCGACCGACGTCGCCATCGCGGCGTGGCCGTGGGGCGCGTACCTCGGCGAGGACGCGCTGGAGAACGGCATCAAGGCGATGGTGTCGTCGTGGCGCAAGCACTCCTCCTCGCAGATCCCGACCAACGCCAAGACGACCGGGCTGTACGTCAACTCCCTGCTGGCGGGCGAGGAGGCCCGCCGCAACGGGTACAAGGAGGCCATCGTCCTCAACAAGGAGGGCAACGTCGCCGAGGGTCCCGGCGAGAACATCTTCCTGGTCCGCGACGGCGAACTGTTCACGCCCGGCCTCTCGGAGTCCATCCTCGACGGCATCACGCGCAACACCGTGATCGAACTCGCCCGCGAGCGCGGCTACACCGTCCACGACAACGTGAGCATCTCGCGGGGCGAACTGAACACGGCCGACGAACTGTTCTTCACCGGGTCGGCCGCGGAGGTCACGCCGATCCGGCAGGTGGACAACGTCGAGATCGGAAACGGCTCGCGCGGCCCGATCACCGAGGAACTCCAGACCGCGTTCTTCGACCTCGTGGAGCGTCGCACCGACGACCACGAGGAGTGGTTCCGGTACGTCTGA
- a CDS encoding Na+/H+ antiporter NhaC family protein, with protein MSTETPRTYDDFAAAELPSAREALVPMLVVVVSLGVGSGLLGLAPHAPLLWSIAFTGLFARYRLGYDWPAVYDAAEGGIRMGIQAILILFVIYGLISTWTAAGTIPGLMYYGLGLLSPAVFLPATAVLAAVVAFAIGSSWTTVGTLGVAFIGIGNGLGVAAPMTAGAIVSGAYAGDKQSPLSDTTNLAAAVTNTDLYDHIRAMRDGTVVALGLAVVGYAALGVFAVTGAGGDTSTITEPLASTYAITPLVFLPLAVTFGLSIRGYPALPALVAGVFAGAATAVVVQGTAFTATWNAFLNGTAPETGSELVNGLLATGGVAGSGWTIAVVVAALALGGLLEGTGVLATLADRLADLVWSRKSLVAGTGVAALATSGFTAQQYMSIVLPGVSLRGLYDEYDLDSSDLSRAVEAAGTPSGPLFPWNAGAVFMAGVLGFGTSWDFVVYYFFGPLSILVFLAMTLTGRAASPSEGASGGAAPADD; from the coding sequence ATGTCGACGGAAACGCCTCGGACGTACGACGACTTCGCGGCGGCGGAGCTGCCGAGCGCCCGGGAGGCGCTCGTCCCCATGCTCGTCGTCGTGGTGTCGCTCGGCGTCGGCTCCGGACTGCTCGGCCTGGCGCCGCACGCGCCGTTGCTGTGGAGCATCGCTTTCACGGGGCTGTTCGCCCGCTACCGCCTCGGCTACGACTGGCCCGCCGTGTACGACGCCGCCGAGGGCGGGATCCGGATGGGGATCCAAGCGATCCTCATCCTGTTCGTGATCTACGGGCTGATCTCAACGTGGACCGCCGCGGGCACCATCCCGGGACTGATGTACTACGGGCTGGGCCTGCTGTCGCCGGCGGTGTTCCTCCCGGCGACCGCCGTCCTCGCCGCGGTCGTCGCCTTCGCCATCGGCTCCTCGTGGACCACCGTCGGAACGCTCGGCGTCGCGTTCATCGGCATCGGCAACGGGCTGGGCGTCGCCGCGCCGATGACCGCCGGCGCAATCGTCTCCGGCGCCTACGCCGGTGACAAGCAGAGTCCCCTCTCGGACACGACGAACCTCGCGGCCGCGGTGACGAACACCGACCTGTACGACCACATCCGTGCGATGCGCGACGGCACCGTCGTCGCGCTCGGGCTGGCGGTCGTCGGCTACGCCGCCCTCGGCGTGTTCGCCGTGACCGGCGCCGGCGGCGACACCTCGACCATCACCGAGCCGCTGGCGTCGACGTACGCGATCACTCCGCTCGTGTTCCTCCCGCTGGCGGTCACGTTCGGGCTGTCGATCCGTGGCTACCCCGCGCTCCCGGCGCTCGTGGCGGGCGTGTTCGCCGGCGCCGCCACCGCGGTCGTCGTGCAGGGGACCGCGTTCACGGCGACGTGGAACGCCTTCCTCAACGGCACCGCGCCGGAGACGGGCAGCGAGTTGGTGAACGGCCTGCTCGCGACCGGCGGCGTCGCCGGCTCCGGCTGGACCATCGCCGTCGTCGTCGCCGCGCTCGCGCTGGGCGGCCTCCTCGAGGGGACCGGCGTGCTCGCCACGCTGGCCGACCGCCTCGCGGACCTCGTGTGGTCGCGCAAGTCGCTGGTCGCCGGGACTGGCGTCGCGGCGCTGGCGACGAGCGGCTTCACCGCCCAGCAGTACATGAGCATCGTGCTCCCCGGCGTGAGCCTCCGCGGCCTGTACGACGAGTACGACCTCGACTCCAGCGACCTCTCGCGGGCGGTCGAGGCCGCCGGGACGCCGTCGGGACCGCTGTTCCCGTGGAACGCCGGCGCGGTGTTCATGGCCGGCGTCCTCGGCTTCGGCACCTCGTGGGACTTCGTCGTCTACTACTTCTTCGGCCCGCTGTCG
- a CDS encoding cupredoxin domain-containing protein, whose amino-acid sequence MATDNDGDAGTDGSSDEGGLIPASSRRRLLKIGGAGAVAAAFGGAGMAAAQQEGDDEDDGEEDDGATGGGSESVLDDLVDPTFGYPLAADESDGVSVERVVDVTETDGAGAHPDFPSEPSGEAPGAFEEVPAEFYFDPVGLAVEPGTLVQFRVLEGLHTVTAFTELAEPALGLPRRVPEDSPPFTSPPLTPDQSWVYQFEESGVYDYFCFPHLGLGMVARIVVYDPEDDDLDDEAFAVEADDSLFPNDRRVLASEELVPENVVDAGEVAWADLTIGGVEASGTPDEAGTETAEAETETEGAGTETEQAESETETETETETEEP is encoded by the coding sequence ATGGCGACAGACAACGACGGCGACGCAGGAACCGACGGATCGAGTGACGAAGGCGGGCTGATCCCGGCGTCCTCGCGGCGACGGCTGTTGAAGATCGGCGGTGCCGGCGCCGTGGCGGCGGCGTTCGGCGGCGCGGGGATGGCGGCGGCCCAGCAGGAGGGCGACGACGAGGACGACGGCGAGGAGGACGACGGCGCCACCGGCGGCGGGAGCGAGTCGGTGTTGGACGACCTCGTCGACCCCACGTTCGGCTACCCGCTCGCCGCCGACGAGTCCGACGGCGTCTCGGTCGAGCGCGTCGTCGACGTGACCGAGACGGACGGAGCGGGCGCACACCCCGACTTCCCGTCGGAGCCGTCCGGCGAGGCGCCGGGCGCGTTCGAGGAGGTGCCCGCCGAGTTCTACTTCGACCCGGTCGGACTGGCGGTCGAACCGGGCACACTGGTCCAGTTCCGCGTGCTGGAGGGGCTCCACACGGTGACCGCGTTCACCGAACTCGCCGAGCCGGCGCTCGGGCTCCCGCGCCGGGTTCCCGAGGACTCGCCGCCGTTCACCTCGCCCCCGTTGACCCCCGACCAGTCGTGGGTGTACCAGTTCGAGGAGTCGGGCGTGTACGACTACTTCTGTTTCCCCCACCTCGGACTGGGGATGGTCGCCCGGATCGTCGTGTACGACCCGGAGGACGACGACCTCGACGACGAGGCGTTCGCAGTCGAGGCGGACGACTCGCTGTTCCCCAACGACCGGCGGGTGCTCGCGAGCGAGGAACTCGTCCCCGAGAACGTCGTCGACGCCGGCGAGGTCGCTTGGGCGGACCTGACCATCGGGGGAGTCGAGGCGTCGGGGACGCCCGACGAAGCCGGGACGGAGACTGCGGAAGCGGAGACGGAGACCGAAGGAGCAGGGACTGAGACAGAACAAGCGGAGAGTGAGACCGAGACGGAAACGGAGACCGAGACGGAGGAGCCGTAG
- the meaB gene encoding methylmalonyl Co-A mutase-associated GTPase MeaB: MTAAESTGSDLVAELLDGKHRALARVITKIENRSPGYRDIVSRLHAHTGTADVIGVTGSPGAGKSTLVDKLAKTYRDRGDTVGVIAVDPSSPYTGGAVLGDRIRMASNVGDMDVFFRSMSARGTLGGLSTATSDAVKALDAFGKDKVIIETVGAGQNEVDIVRTADTVCVLVQPGSGDDVQMLKAGILEIGDVFVVNKADMDGAERTVAELEEMIHMRENPAAGLNTGHHGPVDDEEMAEVAIDEPDAEAWDPEVVRTVATGGEGVDELIDTLAAHAEWLRESGRIEDKARGRYAEEIRQLVRSDTAALLEEVIDARGGIEALADDVLAKETDPYSVADELVGPVRDCVDEELDR; this comes from the coding sequence ATGACGGCCGCAGAGTCGACGGGCTCGGACCTCGTCGCGGAGCTACTGGACGGGAAACACCGCGCGCTCGCCAGAGTCATCACGAAGATCGAGAACCGCTCGCCGGGCTACCGCGACATCGTCTCCCGGCTCCACGCCCACACGGGCACCGCCGACGTGATCGGGGTCACCGGCAGCCCCGGCGCCGGCAAGTCGACCCTCGTCGACAAACTGGCGAAGACGTACCGCGACCGCGGCGACACCGTCGGCGTCATCGCGGTCGACCCCTCCTCGCCGTACACCGGCGGGGCGGTGCTGGGCGACCGCATCCGCATGGCGTCGAACGTCGGCGACATGGACGTGTTCTTCCGGTCGATGAGCGCGCGCGGCACGCTCGGCGGCCTGTCGACGGCGACGTCGGACGCCGTGAAGGCGCTCGACGCGTTCGGCAAGGACAAGGTGATCATCGAGACGGTCGGCGCCGGGCAAAACGAGGTGGACATCGTCCGCACCGCCGACACCGTCTGCGTGCTCGTCCAGCCCGGGTCGGGCGACGACGTCCAGATGCTGAAAGCCGGCATCCTCGAGATCGGGGACGTGTTCGTCGTCAACAAAGCCGACATGGACGGCGCAGAACGCACCGTGGCAGAGTTGGAGGAGATGATCCACATGCGCGAGAACCCCGCCGCGGGGCTGAACACGGGTCACCACGGCCCGGTCGACGACGAGGAGATGGCCGAGGTCGCCATCGACGAGCCGGACGCCGAGGCGTGGGACCCGGAGGTCGTCCGGACGGTCGCGACCGGCGGCGAGGGCGTCGACGAACTGATCGACACGCTCGCGGCCCACGCCGAGTGGTTGCGGGAGTCCGGTCGGATCGAGGACAAGGCGCGCGGGCGCTACGCCGAGGAGATCCGACAGTTGGTCCGCTCGGACACCGCCGCGCTGCTGGAGGAGGTGATCGACGCCCGCGGCGGCATCGAGGCGCTGGCCGACGACGTGCTCGCGAAGGAGACGGACCCGTACAGCGTCGCCGACGAGTTGGTCGGGCCGGTTCGCGACTGCGTCGACGAGGAACTGGATCGGTGA